A single window of Archangium gephyra DNA harbors:
- a CDS encoding peptidylprolyl isomerase produces the protein MSSSSSSPQSFGLPRNFSPTWRDERSHPVVLPQVEAPSLEGLSVTLPAPQGFSAEQVQERFLELARPHATERYRYPTEKIAWGDEVLLNIAGYSQGHLIPFSLRTDVWLPVRPDPMLPGLYEALVGRSPGEGLVVEVTLPAEYPVESLRGTPTRFVLQLQASREVTYPDFESQEFLMAFGRGHTLREVMRDVVRQMEDEAAQLLLVQAQQQVLNQVAARTQVELPQELVDEEIRRRWSASEGRSASELQFNGPEKEESLATWLKDADTRAEVEHRLRISLALGAICKRDGLTLTPQVVEKVLRDQANAAGLTMDEMADALRAEPRHLARIDQVAWHLMAVDHVMSKARIQLEGA, from the coding sequence ATGAGCTCCTCCTCCTCCAGTCCCCAGTCGTTCGGATTGCCCCGGAACTTCTCGCCCACCTGGCGGGACGAGCGGAGTCACCCCGTGGTGCTGCCCCAGGTGGAGGCCCCCTCCCTGGAGGGGCTGTCCGTCACCCTGCCCGCCCCCCAGGGCTTCAGCGCCGAGCAGGTCCAGGAGCGTTTCCTGGAGCTGGCGCGGCCCCACGCCACCGAGCGCTACCGCTACCCCACCGAGAAGATCGCCTGGGGCGACGAGGTCCTCCTCAACATCGCGGGCTACTCCCAGGGCCACCTCATCCCCTTCAGCCTGCGCACGGATGTCTGGCTCCCCGTGCGGCCCGATCCGATGCTGCCCGGCCTGTATGAGGCGCTCGTCGGCCGCTCGCCCGGAGAGGGGCTGGTGGTGGAGGTCACCCTGCCCGCGGAGTACCCCGTCGAGTCGCTGCGCGGCACGCCGACCCGCTTCGTCCTCCAGCTCCAGGCCTCGCGCGAGGTGACGTACCCCGACTTCGAGAGCCAGGAGTTCCTCATGGCCTTCGGCCGTGGCCACACGCTGCGAGAGGTCATGCGCGACGTGGTGCGGCAGATGGAGGACGAGGCCGCGCAGTTGCTCCTGGTTCAGGCCCAGCAGCAGGTGCTCAACCAGGTGGCCGCGCGCACCCAGGTGGAGCTTCCCCAGGAGCTGGTGGACGAGGAGATCCGCCGCCGCTGGAGCGCCAGCGAGGGCCGCTCCGCCAGCGAGCTCCAGTTCAACGGCCCGGAGAAGGAGGAGTCACTCGCCACGTGGCTGAAGGACGCGGACACCCGCGCCGAGGTGGAGCATCGGCTGCGCATCAGCCTCGCCCTGGGAGCCATCTGCAAGCGCGATGGCCTCACCCTCACGCCGCAGGTGGTGGAGAAGGTCCTCCGCGACCAGGCCAACGCCGCCGGGCTGACGATGGACGAGATGGCGGACGCCCTGCGCGCCGAGCCGCGCCACCTGGCCCGGATCGATCAGGTGGCCTGGCACCTCATGGCGGTCGACCACGTCATGAGCAAGGCGCGGATCCAGCTCGAGGGCGCCTGA
- a CDS encoding serine/threonine protein kinase, giving the protein MSDPVGMAPGSCVACARSCTEPRCSFCGAAQSPGGLRVQRVLSQSVHGRLYLALDAEGRSVAIKELVFAHAPDADKVEAFERESRLLEALSHPNIPRLHASFSEGEGAQARFYLVQDYVSGESLAARLEHHRFDEAEARKIAREVLRILGFLHSRQPPVLHRDVKPANLLRREDGHIVLVDFGSARALRDGRTHEATLNGTFGYMAPEQLGGSVSPVSDLYALGASLLHLLSRRPPETLLSGDWELAFTREIHVSAQFRAFLRKLVARRPEDRFPSAADALLALDAPLPRTAPRWPLAAAGAALVVGAVAFVSVGREPAPAPAVVAAAPEPPKPVAPPKPSESPEPPAKESAPAGTVTVLAHWSFEDSGRELLFKSARGGPTLRSSEVDPVPGVRGRAVLLGGTGSLVVKPEEGSPGLAIPSEGALSLWLSRERPGAGPVLTAYAGIQRVLQLRLDESGRLRFAVDTRELTSPQPLEMGRFVYVALEWGSTGMRLWVDGERVAEDAAPVPEGEPGDGLRIGWDALVPGEQAPAMAVDEVRLRSGSLPPETWAQEARDLEGAGRVFSPVSPSGPASASLDQVSTASPGPLRMEEPGDIALSAHQKWLRGSGGCLRDARLQLEELESVMELEARLAATFTFSSRTRCDLSLPVFLEDEAGELLANEHLYFRLMRRGASRVRKEFPLPVGRQYSVLGVGSRSEPLVRFQIDWEARTVRRIPGTASKD; this is encoded by the coding sequence GTGAGCGATCCAGTGGGTATGGCCCCCGGCTCTTGTGTGGCGTGTGCCCGTTCCTGCACGGAGCCTCGCTGCTCCTTCTGTGGGGCCGCGCAGTCTCCGGGCGGGCTGCGGGTGCAGCGGGTCCTCTCGCAGAGCGTGCATGGCCGGCTGTACCTGGCGCTCGATGCCGAGGGCCGGTCCGTGGCCATCAAGGAGCTTGTCTTCGCGCACGCGCCGGACGCGGACAAGGTGGAGGCCTTCGAGCGCGAGTCCCGCCTGCTCGAGGCGCTCTCCCATCCGAACATTCCCCGGCTCCACGCCTCCTTCTCCGAGGGCGAGGGCGCCCAGGCCCGCTTCTACCTGGTGCAGGACTACGTCTCCGGTGAGTCGCTGGCCGCGCGCCTGGAGCACCACCGCTTCGACGAGGCCGAGGCGCGGAAGATCGCCCGCGAGGTGCTGCGGATCCTCGGCTTCCTGCACTCGCGCCAGCCGCCCGTGCTGCACCGCGACGTCAAGCCGGCCAACCTCCTGCGGCGCGAGGACGGCCACATCGTGCTGGTGGACTTCGGCTCGGCCCGGGCGCTCCGGGATGGCCGCACGCACGAGGCCACGCTCAACGGCACCTTCGGCTACATGGCCCCGGAGCAGCTCGGGGGCAGCGTCTCGCCGGTGAGCGACCTGTATGCACTCGGGGCCTCGCTGCTGCACCTGCTCAGCCGGCGGCCTCCGGAGACGCTGCTCAGCGGAGACTGGGAGCTGGCCTTCACGCGGGAGATCCACGTGTCCGCGCAGTTCCGGGCCTTCCTCCGGAAGCTCGTGGCGCGCAGGCCCGAGGACCGCTTCCCCAGTGCCGCCGATGCCTTGCTGGCACTCGATGCGCCCCTGCCGCGAACGGCTCCGCGCTGGCCCCTGGCCGCCGCCGGAGCCGCACTGGTCGTGGGCGCCGTGGCCTTCGTGTCGGTGGGACGCGAGCCCGCGCCCGCCCCGGCCGTGGTGGCCGCCGCGCCGGAGCCGCCGAAGCCCGTGGCGCCTCCCAAGCCCTCGGAGTCCCCGGAGCCGCCCGCGAAGGAGTCCGCGCCTGCCGGGACCGTGACGGTGCTGGCCCACTGGTCCTTCGAGGACTCGGGCAGGGAGCTCCTGTTCAAGAGCGCTCGGGGAGGGCCCACGCTGCGGTCCTCGGAGGTGGACCCGGTACCGGGCGTGAGGGGACGGGCCGTGCTCCTGGGCGGCACGGGCTCGCTCGTGGTGAAGCCGGAAGAAGGGAGTCCGGGGCTCGCGATTCCGTCCGAGGGGGCGCTGTCCCTGTGGCTCAGTCGAGAGCGTCCGGGGGCCGGCCCCGTGCTGACGGCGTACGCTGGCATCCAGCGCGTGCTCCAGCTCCGGCTGGACGAGTCGGGACGGCTGCGCTTCGCGGTGGACACGCGCGAGCTGACGTCGCCCCAGCCCCTGGAGATGGGCCGCTTCGTGTACGTCGCGCTGGAGTGGGGCTCCACCGGCATGCGCCTCTGGGTGGATGGGGAGCGCGTGGCGGAGGACGCGGCGCCCGTGCCGGAGGGCGAGCCCGGTGATGGGCTCCGCATCGGCTGGGATGCCCTGGTTCCGGGGGAGCAGGCTCCGGCGATGGCCGTGGACGAGGTGCGCCTGCGTTCCGGTTCACTGCCTCCCGAGACCTGGGCCCAGGAGGCCCGCGACCTCGAGGGTGCCGGCCGCGTCTTCTCTCCCGTGAGCCCCTCCGGCCCGGCGTCGGCCTCGTTGGACCAGGTGAGCACCGCGTCTCCCGGGCCGCTGCGGATGGAGGAGCCCGGAGACATCGCGCTCTCCGCGCACCAGAAATGGCTGCGGGGCTCGGGGGGTTGTCTTCGTGACGCACGGCTCCAGCTGGAGGAACTGGAGTCCGTCATGGAGCTCGAGGCGCGGCTCGCCGCCACCTTCACCTTCAGCTCCCGCACGCGGTGCGACCTGAGCCTCCCCGTCTTCCTGGAGGACGAGGCGGGGGAACTGCTGGCGAACGAGCACCTGTATTTCCGGCTGATGCGCCGTGGGGCGAGCCGTGTCCGCAAGGAGTTCCCGTTGCCAGTGGGGCGCCAGTACAGCGTGCTGGGCGTCGGCTCACGCTCCGAGCCCCTCGTGAGGTTCCAGATCGACTGGGAGGCGCGCACCGTGCGGCGCATCCCGGGGACCGCGTCGAAGGATTGA
- a CDS encoding protein kinase domain-containing protein: MRCSAAAMPGGYRVLRLLSQSPHGRLYVAQAPGGGQVALKELVFSLVPEARQLEDFEREARLLRQISHPRIPRFVDSFQEGSGVHTRLYLAQELIQGTSLRDLLRKRRLRDEEAFEVARQVLDVLRYLHELSPRIVHRDVKPANLVRRDDGAVFLVDFGAARDLFGSGTAGATMVGTFGYMPPEQLGGTLDETCDLYALGASLLHLLSGRTPEEMLASDLSLDVAAHAFLSPRMERFLLKLIARDPAERFRSALDAQLALESSSGDNQPVPLWRRAALPVLALGVVAGIAVWAVRPSARAPEPAPQPEASPAVTEPVKVEAPRPAPWEPHLPLLPDFPPHARWRFDEDDPVLRKTQGEDPTLTRLARDDQRRFDLATPVGMRDTGLRGSALRLGQQLPVEVVQDPASAGAGTPTVLEGLEEGSLSVWLRRNAFLDTLGTVLASRPASGGGDTAGAHLELVVNGGHLEFSASGSRWLKPRVRLAPDVFHHVVATWGKDGTRLYLGGRLVAEDSTPVLASRQGQTLWLGRSSTEPDASAPPPVSLDDLTLYRGVLPEEAVTALAALEQGRPGAAGEYTPEPPLFSEDFSRGLRRWEPQPLPEAVEQEFRLLEEAGNPRLWLSHQAPGGERGVFLLTQPREHGVYRASRLWLEMDVRLSRNAPGAGLSLWLSFHMESSPGTKAVSVELGSLPERDSRNRDTVVHAVSASPGKWQHVKVELNELLFPLNAGPIRAVKNIAILGYGTSAEGFIDNVSLVEE; encoded by the coding sequence GTGCGCTGCAGCGCCGCGGCCATGCCCGGGGGCTACCGGGTGCTGCGCCTCCTCTCCCAGAGCCCCCATGGGCGGCTCTACGTCGCCCAGGCGCCCGGCGGCGGGCAGGTGGCCCTCAAGGAGCTCGTCTTCTCGCTGGTGCCCGAGGCGCGGCAGCTCGAGGACTTCGAGCGCGAGGCCCGTCTGCTGCGTCAAATCTCCCATCCGCGCATCCCGCGCTTCGTGGACTCCTTCCAGGAGGGCAGTGGCGTCCACACGCGCCTCTACCTCGCCCAGGAGCTCATCCAGGGCACCTCCCTGCGCGACCTGCTCCGCAAGCGCCGCCTGCGTGACGAGGAGGCCTTCGAGGTGGCCCGGCAGGTGCTCGATGTCCTGCGCTACCTGCACGAGCTGTCGCCCCGCATCGTCCACCGCGACGTGAAGCCCGCGAACCTCGTGCGCCGCGACGATGGGGCCGTGTTCCTCGTCGACTTCGGCGCCGCGAGGGACCTGTTCGGCTCGGGCACGGCCGGCGCCACCATGGTGGGCACCTTCGGGTACATGCCCCCGGAGCAGCTCGGCGGGACGCTCGACGAGACGTGCGATCTCTACGCGCTGGGTGCCTCGCTGCTGCACCTGCTCAGCGGCAGGACCCCCGAGGAGATGCTCGCGTCGGACCTCTCGCTGGACGTCGCGGCCCATGCCTTCCTGTCCCCCCGCATGGAGCGCTTCCTCCTCAAGCTCATCGCGCGCGATCCGGCCGAACGCTTCCGCTCCGCGCTCGATGCGCAGCTCGCGTTGGAGTCGTCCTCGGGGGACAACCAGCCGGTGCCCCTCTGGCGCCGTGCCGCCCTCCCGGTGCTCGCGCTGGGGGTCGTGGCGGGAATCGCCGTGTGGGCCGTGCGTCCGTCGGCCCGCGCTCCCGAGCCCGCTCCTCAGCCGGAGGCGAGCCCCGCGGTGACCGAGCCCGTGAAGGTGGAGGCGCCCCGTCCCGCTCCGTGGGAGCCCCACCTGCCCCTGCTGCCTGACTTTCCTCCGCACGCGCGCTGGCGCTTCGACGAGGACGACCCCGTGCTGCGCAAGACGCAGGGCGAGGATCCCACCCTGACGCGCCTGGCACGCGATGACCAGCGGCGCTTCGACCTCGCCACGCCCGTGGGCATGCGCGACACCGGCCTGCGGGGCAGTGCGCTCCGGCTCGGGCAGCAGCTCCCGGTGGAGGTGGTCCAGGACCCCGCGAGCGCGGGCGCCGGGACGCCCACCGTCCTGGAGGGGCTCGAGGAGGGCTCGCTCTCCGTCTGGCTGCGGCGCAATGCCTTCCTGGACACGTTGGGAACGGTGCTCGCCTCGAGGCCCGCCTCCGGTGGAGGGGACACCGCTGGCGCCCACCTCGAGCTCGTCGTCAACGGTGGCCACCTGGAGTTCAGCGCGTCGGGCTCGCGGTGGCTCAAACCGCGCGTGCGGCTCGCCCCGGATGTCTTCCACCACGTCGTGGCCACCTGGGGGAAGGACGGGACGCGCCTGTACCTGGGGGGCCGGCTCGTGGCCGAGGATTCCACGCCCGTCCTGGCCTCCCGCCAGGGTCAGACGCTCTGGCTTGGCAGGAGCTCGACGGAGCCCGATGCGAGCGCGCCACCCCCGGTGTCCCTCGATGACCTGACCCTCTATCGCGGTGTGCTGCCCGAGGAGGCGGTGACGGCGCTCGCGGCCCTGGAGCAGGGGCGTCCTGGCGCGGCGGGCGAGTACACCCCGGAGCCGCCGCTCTTCTCCGAGGACTTCTCTCGCGGACTGCGCCGGTGGGAGCCGCAGCCTCTCCCCGAGGCCGTGGAGCAGGAGTTCAGGCTCCTCGAGGAGGCGGGCAACCCTCGTCTGTGGCTCTCCCATCAGGCGCCCGGGGGAGAGCGGGGCGTCTTCCTGCTGACGCAGCCCCGGGAGCACGGCGTGTACCGGGCGAGCCGCCTGTGGCTCGAAATGGACGTGAGGTTGTCGCGGAACGCGCCGGGCGCGGGCCTGTCCCTCTGGCTGAGCTTCCATATGGAGTCGAGCCCCGGAACGAAGGCCGTCTCCGTGGAGCTCGGCTCCCTCCCGGAGCGTGATTCCCGGAATCGTGACACCGTCGTGCACGCCGTGTCCGCCAGTCCGGGCAAGTGGCAGCACGTGAAGGTGGAGCTCAACGAGCTGCTCTTCCCGCTCAACGCGGGGCCCATCCGGGCCGTGAAGAACATCGCGATCCTCGGGTATGGCACGAGCGCCGAGGGGTTCATCGACAATGTCTCCCTGGTGGAGGAGTAG